The Polyangiaceae bacterium genome includes a region encoding these proteins:
- a CDS encoding AarF/ABC1/UbiB kinase family protein has product MTEKRLPVGRIVRLARLARVGIRSGAGFVTSKEAQGAALQAAELLGNLRGLAAKAGQLASYIDGLVPEAHQEAYARALRVLQDAAPRSSPEDIRAVVESELSAPIGELFSEWNDDALASASLGQVHAARLPDGRNVAVKVQHPGIERAVEADLSNAFVLEKLAGALTPRAMNSRAMLDELALRFREELDYRLEAERQERSRALFAERKDIHVPKVIAERSSTRVLTSELVSGQTLEQAAAAPEELRASWAGALWRFVFTSYLAAGELNVDPHPGNYFFQPDGSVTFIDFGCVLPVEAEHLGGARAMHRAAAAGDMRAFQLGVRQVAQTVPGDYEDALTHYMQRCFAPMLERPYRVTRPYVTEIVAAVQDMKMFAFKKRSRFTSFPANVLFVNRLQVGFYSVLARLDASVDYSAIDREILGRL; this is encoded by the coding sequence GTGACGGAAAAGAGGCTCCCCGTTGGCCGCATCGTGCGGCTCGCGCGGCTCGCCCGCGTGGGCATCCGCAGCGGCGCCGGCTTCGTCACGTCCAAGGAGGCCCAGGGCGCCGCGCTGCAAGCCGCCGAGCTGCTCGGCAACCTGCGCGGACTGGCTGCCAAGGCCGGCCAGCTGGCGAGCTACATCGACGGCCTGGTTCCCGAGGCGCACCAAGAAGCGTACGCCCGCGCGCTCCGAGTACTGCAAGATGCCGCGCCACGCTCGTCTCCCGAGGACATCCGCGCCGTTGTCGAGAGCGAGCTGTCCGCGCCCATCGGCGAGCTGTTCTCGGAATGGAACGACGACGCTTTGGCGAGCGCGTCCTTGGGACAAGTGCACGCCGCTCGCTTGCCGGATGGCCGAAACGTCGCGGTCAAGGTGCAGCATCCAGGGATCGAGCGCGCCGTGGAGGCGGACCTGTCCAACGCCTTCGTGCTGGAGAAGCTCGCCGGGGCCCTCACGCCTCGCGCCATGAATTCGCGGGCAATGCTCGACGAGCTGGCGCTGCGCTTCCGCGAGGAACTCGACTACCGCCTGGAGGCCGAACGCCAGGAGCGCTCCCGCGCCTTGTTCGCCGAGCGCAAGGACATCCACGTTCCCAAGGTGATCGCCGAACGCTCCAGCACGCGGGTCTTGACCAGTGAGCTCGTGAGCGGCCAGACGCTGGAGCAGGCCGCCGCCGCACCGGAGGAGCTGCGCGCGAGCTGGGCGGGTGCCCTGTGGCGCTTCGTCTTCACCAGCTACCTCGCCGCCGGGGAGCTCAACGTGGATCCTCACCCGGGGAACTACTTCTTTCAGCCCGACGGCAGCGTCACCTTCATCGACTTCGGCTGCGTGCTCCCGGTAGAGGCCGAGCACCTTGGCGGCGCCCGCGCCATGCATCGCGCGGCGGCAGCGGGAGACATGCGAGCGTTCCAGCTCGGTGTGCGGCAAGTGGCCCAAACCGTGCCCGGCGACTACGAAGACGCCCTCACCCACTACATGCAGCGCTGCTTTGCGCCGATGTTGGAGCGTCCGTATCGCGTCACCCGCCCGTACGTCACGGAAATCGTTGCAGCCGTGCAAGACATGAAGATGTTCGCGTTCAAGAAGCGAAGTCGCTTCACCTCCTTTCCCGCCAACGTACTGTTCGTGAATCGCCTGCAGGTCGGCTTCTACTCCGTGCTCGCGCGCCTGGACGCGAGCGTGGACTACTCGGCGATCGACCGCGAGATCTTGGGACGGCTCTGA
- a CDS encoding VCBS repeat-containing protein: protein MRVFRLALATCLAGAPLVLALSCGGDSNEVAGGGFGGGGAVGGTSGTGGGSNEGGIDTGTGGAAQCGPGNPCESGVCVNGVCCSSADKACGGACCTGSDICLFDQCVTPGKTCQSQADCDPGQYCETALGENPEGGVSDAGAVDAGGKVCTAPVPPNGRCLDLPPICAGDGGVPDAGACIEKCEYFPPAGNLTPVKKWQWGQEKVPPQNAGKIDVWATPAVGRLYDANCDGQVDESDSPSIVFVSGNSKGTCCHCTGDTVSACQNGVLRAVDGKTGDTLWTLAKAEAGSNGFAAGISVALGDIDGDQRMDVVAMTGEGKIAVIDGDGKVLGVSDKPHPTGTASASFGWGGGLALGDMDNDGHPEIAYAGSVWTTNGNTITYLFTGAAGGGGGNNQALSFFADLDEDGKLELVAGNAAYEKDGSMLWQAPSGVPNGFNAVADLDGDQKPEVVVSSGGKVWVLEGADGKVELGPVTLPGTGSGPPTVADFDGDKKPEIGIAERDKYAMVKPNYVTGKLDVMWSAPNHDLSSSVTGSSVFDFEGDGKAEVVYADECFLWVYDGTTGAVRLATNTTSFTATEASLVADVDGDGHSEIVMVSNGADPSAGGWGCDVAPWNKDDPANNRPAWKPPAGATAYRGITVFGDKENSWVGTRTLWNQHAYSVSNVCDSRDSACVAPNVYGSIPANQQDNWKLPWLNNFRQNVQDKGIFDAPDATVSISVDCTNPVVVHVSVRNIGLAGLPAGVTVGVFVNKGGTESQLGTVQTTKVLLAGQTEVIDFTVPGGSATNADTFFGRILIDPNNKTFNECRDDNNQSASVTATCGPA, encoded by the coding sequence ATGCGCGTGTTTCGCTTGGCATTGGCGACCTGTCTCGCCGGTGCACCTTTGGTGCTGGCGCTGTCCTGCGGCGGTGATTCGAACGAGGTGGCGGGAGGTGGTTTCGGCGGCGGGGGAGCCGTGGGCGGAACTTCGGGCACCGGTGGAGGAAGCAACGAGGGCGGCATCGACACCGGCACCGGGGGTGCGGCTCAGTGCGGACCCGGCAACCCCTGCGAGAGCGGTGTGTGCGTGAACGGCGTGTGCTGCTCCAGCGCGGACAAGGCCTGCGGTGGTGCGTGCTGCACGGGCAGTGACATTTGTCTCTTCGACCAGTGCGTGACTCCCGGCAAGACCTGCCAGAGTCAGGCGGACTGCGACCCGGGTCAGTACTGCGAGACGGCGTTGGGAGAGAACCCCGAGGGCGGCGTGAGTGACGCGGGCGCGGTGGATGCGGGCGGCAAGGTGTGCACGGCTCCCGTGCCTCCCAACGGGCGCTGTTTGGATCTGCCACCGATCTGCGCAGGAGATGGCGGCGTGCCGGACGCCGGTGCCTGCATCGAGAAGTGCGAATACTTCCCGCCCGCGGGCAACCTGACGCCGGTGAAGAAGTGGCAGTGGGGCCAGGAGAAGGTGCCGCCCCAGAACGCCGGAAAGATCGACGTGTGGGCCACGCCCGCGGTGGGCCGCCTGTACGACGCGAACTGCGATGGGCAGGTGGACGAGAGCGATTCGCCGAGCATCGTGTTCGTATCGGGCAACTCCAAGGGCACCTGCTGCCACTGCACCGGGGACACCGTCAGCGCTTGCCAGAACGGCGTGCTGCGCGCGGTGGACGGCAAGACCGGCGACACGCTCTGGACGCTGGCCAAGGCGGAAGCTGGCAGCAACGGCTTCGCGGCCGGCATCAGCGTGGCCCTGGGAGACATCGACGGCGACCAACGCATGGACGTCGTGGCCATGACCGGCGAAGGAAAGATCGCCGTCATCGACGGCGACGGGAAAGTGCTCGGCGTCAGCGACAAGCCCCACCCCACGGGCACGGCTTCCGCGAGCTTCGGCTGGGGCGGCGGCCTCGCGCTGGGCGACATGGACAACGATGGCCACCCGGAGATCGCCTACGCGGGCTCGGTGTGGACCACCAACGGCAACACCATCACGTACCTGTTCACGGGCGCCGCGGGCGGCGGCGGTGGCAACAACCAAGCGTTGTCGTTCTTTGCGGACCTGGACGAGGACGGCAAGCTCGAGCTGGTGGCGGGCAACGCGGCCTACGAGAAAGACGGCTCCATGCTGTGGCAGGCGCCGAGCGGCGTGCCCAACGGCTTCAATGCCGTCGCGGATCTGGATGGAGATCAGAAGCCGGAGGTCGTCGTCAGCAGCGGCGGTAAGGTGTGGGTGCTGGAAGGCGCCGACGGCAAGGTGGAGCTCGGCCCCGTCACCCTGCCGGGCACCGGCAGCGGTCCGCCCACCGTCGCGGACTTCGACGGCGACAAGAAGCCCGAGATCGGCATCGCAGAGCGAGACAAGTACGCGATGGTCAAGCCGAACTACGTAACCGGCAAGCTGGACGTCATGTGGTCCGCTCCGAACCACGACCTCTCCAGCAGCGTGACCGGCTCCAGCGTGTTCGACTTCGAGGGCGACGGCAAAGCCGAGGTGGTCTACGCCGACGAGTGCTTCTTGTGGGTGTACGACGGCACCACCGGTGCCGTGCGCCTGGCCACCAACACGACCTCCTTCACCGCGACGGAAGCGTCCCTCGTGGCGGATGTCGACGGCGACGGCCACTCCGAGATCGTGATGGTCTCCAACGGAGCGGATCCGAGCGCCGGCGGCTGGGGTTGCGACGTAGCGCCTTGGAACAAGGACGACCCGGCGAACAACCGCCCGGCCTGGAAGCCGCCCGCGGGTGCCACGGCGTATCGCGGCATCACCGTGTTCGGCGACAAGGAAAACTCCTGGGTCGGCACGCGCACGCTGTGGAACCAGCACGCTTACTCCGTTTCGAACGTGTGCGACTCGCGCGACAGCGCCTGCGTAGCGCCCAACGTCTACGGCTCCATCCCGGCGAATCAGCAGGACAACTGGAAGCTCCCGTGGCTCAACAACTTCCGCCAGAACGTGCAGGACAAGGGCATCTTCGACGCGCCGGACGCCACCGTGAGCATCAGCGTGGACTGCACCAATCCGGTGGTCGTGCACGTCTCCGTGCGCAACATCGGGCTCGCGGGGCTGCCCGCCGGTGTGACGGTCGGCGTGTTCGTGAACAAGGGCGGCACCGAATCCCAGCTCGGCACCGTGCAGACCACCAAGGTGCTGCTCGCGGGGCAGACGGAGGTGATCGACTTCACCGTACCCGGCGGCTCCGCCACCAACGCCGACACCTTCTTCGGGCGCATCTTGATCGACCCGAACAACAAGACGTTCAACGAGTGTCGCGACGACAACAACCAGAGCGCTTCGGTCACCGCCACCTGCGGCCCGGCGTGA
- a CDS encoding NAD-dependent epimerase/dehydratase family protein, which yields MVTLVTGATGLVGNAIVRSLVERRREVRVLARTPDKARRLVPEGVDVVRGDVTEGDSLKRAFEGVSVAYHAAGLPEQWLPDEGTFDRVNVEGTANMIEAALAANVKRFVHTSTIDVFRAALGEEYDESVIDPEPKGTAYERSKQAADRAVVKALSRGLPAVFLHPAAVYGDGPAGSPGLNDFVDKLVKRQAPALLPGGMPVVHSDDVGEAHVRAEERAEVGARFILSERYATLEDIARIVHELRGVPVPRTLPLSVAKLASRATELVASITKKPPLIPRGQLEFMQWQARPKSTRARAELGIDFLPLPDGIARLLGSEV from the coding sequence ATGGTCACGCTGGTGACGGGGGCGACGGGGTTGGTTGGAAATGCCATCGTGCGCAGCCTCGTGGAGCGGCGGCGCGAGGTGCGCGTGCTGGCGCGCACGCCGGACAAGGCGCGGCGCCTGGTGCCGGAGGGCGTGGACGTGGTCCGCGGTGACGTGACGGAGGGCGACAGCTTGAAGCGCGCCTTCGAAGGAGTGAGCGTGGCGTATCACGCGGCGGGGCTACCGGAGCAGTGGCTGCCGGACGAGGGCACCTTCGATCGCGTGAACGTCGAGGGGACCGCGAACATGATCGAAGCCGCGCTCGCGGCAAACGTGAAGCGCTTCGTGCACACCAGCACCATCGACGTGTTCCGGGCGGCGCTGGGCGAGGAGTACGACGAGAGCGTGATCGATCCAGAGCCCAAGGGGACGGCCTACGAGCGCTCCAAGCAGGCGGCGGACCGCGCGGTGGTGAAGGCGCTTTCGCGCGGGTTGCCGGCGGTGTTCCTGCACCCGGCGGCGGTGTACGGCGATGGGCCGGCGGGCTCGCCGGGGCTCAACGACTTCGTCGACAAGCTCGTCAAACGGCAAGCTCCGGCGCTGCTGCCCGGAGGCATGCCGGTCGTGCACTCGGACGACGTGGGTGAAGCGCACGTCCGCGCGGAAGAGCGCGCGGAGGTCGGCGCGCGGTTCATTTTGAGCGAGCGCTACGCCACCCTCGAGGACATTGCGCGCATCGTGCACGAGCTGCGAGGCGTTCCGGTGCCGCGGACGTTGCCCCTATCGGTGGCGAAGCTGGCGTCGCGAGCCACGGAGCTGGTTGCGTCGATCACCAAGAAGCCGCCCCTCATTCCTCGCGGCCAGCTCGAGTTCATGCAGTGGCAAGCGCGTCCCAAGAGCACTCGGGCGCGTGCGGAGCTCGGCATCGATTTCTTGCCCCTCCCGGACGGGATCGCGCGCTTGCTCGGCTCGGAAGTGTGA